One genomic window of Sodaliphilus pleomorphus includes the following:
- a CDS encoding type I phosphomannose isomerase catalytic subunit codes for MKPFKFKPYLKTVLWGGERIAPFKGIDTDLHNIGESWEISGVEGHISVVAEGPDQGKSLVDLIDCYGPDLVGEKVYKHYGRKFPLLIKIIDAQRDLSVQVHPGDELAMQRHHSLGKTEMWYVIDAKPGAVIHAGLSQPLTPEIYEKRVAEKSIMDVVAHHESHAGDVYVLPAGRIHAIGAGNLLAEIQETSDITYRVYDFDRRDKDGNLRQLHTEQARDAIDYTVYDSYCTPYDRQARGLVDLVDCPYFNVKRLMVDGCINMALPQPHSFVILMCIDGAATATDFYGNVTTMRRGETVLVPALASMLALEGTATLLTIQVD; via the coding sequence ATAAAGCCATTTAAGTTCAAGCCTTATCTCAAGACCGTGTTGTGGGGCGGCGAGCGCATTGCCCCTTTCAAGGGCATTGATACCGACTTGCACAACATAGGCGAGAGTTGGGAAATCTCGGGCGTTGAGGGCCACATTTCGGTTGTGGCCGAAGGTCCCGACCAGGGAAAGTCGCTTGTCGACCTCATCGACTGTTACGGTCCCGACCTTGTGGGCGAGAAGGTGTACAAGCACTATGGCCGCAAGTTCCCGCTGCTCATCAAGATTATCGATGCCCAGCGCGACCTGAGTGTGCAGGTTCACCCTGGCGACGAGCTGGCCATGCAACGTCACCACAGCCTGGGCAAGACCGAGATGTGGTATGTGATCGACGCCAAGCCAGGTGCGGTCATTCACGCTGGCCTCTCGCAGCCGCTCACTCCCGAAATTTATGAAAAACGTGTGGCCGAGAAGTCGATAATGGACGTCGTGGCCCACCACGAGTCGCACGCTGGCGACGTGTATGTGCTTCCTGCAGGGCGCATCCATGCCATAGGGGCTGGCAACCTGCTGGCCGAGATACAGGAAACGAGCGACATCACCTATCGGGTTTACGACTTTGACCGTCGCGACAAGGACGGCAACTTGCGCCAGTTGCACACCGAGCAGGCTCGTGATGCCATCGACTATACCGTCTACGACAGCTACTGCACGCCCTACGACCGCCAGGCACGCGGGCTTGTCGACCTGGTCGACTGCCCCTATTTCAATGTAAAACGCCTCATGGTCGACGGTTGCATCAACATGGCGCTGCCTCAGCCTCACTCTTTTGTCATTCTCATGTGTATCGACGGCGCTGCGACGGCTACCGATTTCTATGGCAATGTCACTACCATGCGTCGTGGCGAGACTGTGCTTGTGCCCGCTCTTGCCTCTATGCTCGCGCTTGAAGGCACAGCCACGCTGCTCACCATTCAAGTCGACTGA
- the bcp gene encoding thioredoxin-dependent thiol peroxidase: MEIGDKIPEVLGHDASGREVKASDYAGKKLVIYFYPKDNTPGCTAEACSLSEGYGALKKAGYEVIGVSKDSAASHQKFAAKHNLPFTLIADEDLTLNKAFGVWREKKLYGKVSMGTVRTTFLVDEDGTVTQIIKKVQTKDAANQILNL; encoded by the coding sequence ATGGAAATAGGCGACAAAATACCCGAAGTGCTGGGCCACGATGCAAGTGGCCGTGAGGTGAAAGCCAGCGACTATGCCGGCAAGAAACTCGTGATTTACTTTTACCCCAAAGACAACACCCCGGGGTGCACTGCCGAGGCCTGCAGTCTGAGCGAGGGCTACGGCGCATTGAAGAAGGCCGGCTACGAGGTGATAGGCGTGAGCAAGGACTCGGCGGCCAGCCACCAGAAGTTTGCTGCCAAGCACAACCTGCCCTTCACGCTCATTGCCGACGAAGACCTCACGCTGAACAAGGCCTTCGGAGTGTGGCGAGAGAAGAAACTCTACGGCAAGGTGAGCATGGGAACGGTGCGCACCACTTTTCTTGTTGACGAAGACGGCACAGTGACCCAAATCATCAAGAAAGTGCAGACCAAAGACGCAGCCAACCAGATACTCAACCTGTAA
- a CDS encoding leucine-rich repeat protein — protein MRKILVTAFMIFTALFMSAQVQKNIVVETPGTLADLLGDDASTVTQLTVGGKLNSKDFNVFAKTTSLQDLDMHGVSIVDVNGAETGAIPDYAFYKSPALKRVVMPSTLKSVGNSAFYKCTLLEEVVFSDGLTKIGKSAFMSDYVLNRVNLPQSVEKILDRAFYKTALSGTFVTPDSLTTIGTTAFYDTQLEQVRLGEKVSAVGEAAFGGCLKLSGFEVAAGNKCYKAVDGVLYDIADTLLLAYPQADARTSYSLPKTVKSIAMSAFDCAAKLEELHINEGVAVMPVSMCYGDTVLKKIYMPSTTKLLKAGALDNCKQLAELHIRAVDPPEVETGAFGVMFRNYKMNLYVPKGSKSKYENASGWSDSFLSINEEDAPAEPVYRVLMTTSHAIGEYIGLSMQTGGEDVEVTGAEYDSPGYFKVTSQNIEIKGKITRLDCSSDQLTLLDVTQEPALVELYCDDNKLDTLKLGNLPALTRLYCGGNQLSSIDLSQLPSLQDFSCWGNNLTALGLNGNPAMTSLICRDNKLQGTLDLSSNPKINQVNCYNNALTFIKLAPNTELKHIELERNNINGDNMTRFMTSLPTYVAFPADEWDDYGGLNLQGLYVTEIDQTYEKNVAFDTDVNIAKGKGWPVYAINIDDYGMTKPTAYDGIPTTGITSLDRGQAVLHVATSGSQALVTGLSAGDIVRLYDLQGRSVVVLTAQGESLDIDLGGVARGVYVLKTKQGSCKIDVK, from the coding sequence ATGAGAAAAATCCTTGTTACCGCATTCATGATTTTTACCGCATTATTCATGAGTGCCCAAGTGCAGAAGAACATCGTGGTTGAGACTCCAGGCACGCTTGCCGACTTGCTGGGCGACGATGCCTCGACAGTCACTCAACTCACCGTCGGTGGAAAATTGAACAGCAAAGACTTCAATGTGTTTGCCAAGACCACATCGTTACAGGACCTGGACATGCACGGGGTGTCGATTGTCGATGTCAACGGTGCCGAAACCGGGGCAATACCCGACTATGCATTCTACAAGAGCCCCGCGCTCAAGCGTGTGGTCATGCCGAGCACACTCAAGAGCGTGGGAAACAGTGCTTTCTACAAGTGCACGCTTCTGGAGGAGGTCGTTTTCTCCGATGGCCTCACCAAGATTGGGAAGTCGGCCTTCATGAGCGACTACGTGCTCAATAGAGTCAACCTCCCGCAGTCGGTTGAGAAAATTCTTGATAGGGCTTTCTACAAGACAGCTCTCTCGGGCACCTTTGTCACGCCCGACTCGTTGACCACTATAGGCACCACGGCATTCTACGACACGCAACTCGAGCAGGTGAGACTGGGCGAGAAGGTCTCGGCTGTGGGCGAGGCTGCATTTGGCGGTTGCCTCAAGCTCTCTGGCTTCGAGGTGGCTGCCGGCAACAAGTGCTACAAGGCTGTCGACGGCGTGCTTTATGACATTGCCGACACGCTGCTGCTGGCCTATCCGCAAGCCGATGCGCGCACAAGCTACTCGCTGCCCAAGACGGTGAAGAGCATTGCCATGTCGGCCTTTGATTGCGCTGCCAAGCTCGAGGAGCTTCACATCAACGAGGGAGTGGCTGTCATGCCCGTGAGCATGTGCTATGGCGACACGGTGTTGAAAAAAATCTACATGCCCTCTACTACCAAGCTGCTCAAGGCCGGCGCTCTCGACAACTGCAAGCAGCTGGCCGAGCTCCACATTCGTGCCGTCGACCCGCCCGAGGTGGAGACCGGTGCCTTCGGCGTGATGTTCCGCAACTACAAGATGAACCTGTATGTGCCCAAGGGCAGCAAGTCTAAATATGAAAACGCTTCGGGCTGGAGCGACTCGTTCCTTTCTATCAACGAGGAAGATGCTCCTGCCGAGCCCGTGTATCGCGTGCTCATGACCACAAGCCATGCCATAGGCGAGTACATAGGCCTGAGCATGCAGACTGGAGGCGAGGATGTGGAAGTGACAGGGGCCGAGTATGACTCGCCTGGCTACTTCAAGGTGACTTCCCAAAATATTGAAATCAAGGGCAAGATCACCCGGCTCGACTGCTCGTCCGATCAGCTTACCCTGCTTGATGTCACGCAAGAGCCTGCACTCGTCGAACTCTATTGCGACGACAACAAGCTCGACACGCTCAAGCTGGGCAACTTGCCGGCTCTCACTCGCCTGTACTGCGGCGGCAACCAGCTCTCGAGTATCGACCTCTCGCAGCTGCCCAGCCTGCAGGACTTCAGCTGCTGGGGCAACAACCTCACGGCTCTTGGACTGAATGGCAACCCGGCCATGACATCGCTCATATGCCGCGACAACAAGCTGCAAGGCACACTCGACCTGTCGAGCAATCCTAAAATCAACCAGGTGAACTGCTACAACAACGCCCTCACATTTATTAAACTGGCTCCCAACACCGAGCTCAAGCACATCGAGCTCGAGCGCAACAACATCAACGGCGACAACATGACCCGCTTCATGACGTCGCTCCCCACCTATGTGGCCTTCCCGGCCGACGAGTGGGACGACTATGGCGGCTTGAACCTGCAAGGCCTTTATGTGACCGAAATCGACCAGACCTACGAGAAAAACGTGGCCTTCGATACCGATGTCAATATCGCCAAGGGCAAGGGCTGGCCAGTGTATGCCATCAACATCGACGATTACGGTATGACCAAGCCCACAGCCTATGATGGAATACCCACAACTGGTATCACCAGCCTCGATCGCGGCCAGGCTGTGCTGCACGTGGCCACAAGCGGCTCGCAAGCCCTTGTCACAGGCCTTTCGGCTGGCGACATTGTGCGCCTCTACGACCTGCAGGGACGCTCGGTCGTGGTGCTCACGGCCCAGGGCGAGAGCCTCGACATCGACCTCGGCGGTGTGGCTCGTGGCGTGTATGTGCTGAAGACCAAACAAGGCTCCTGCAAGATCGACGTGAAGTAG